Proteins encoded within one genomic window of Mya arenaria isolate MELC-2E11 chromosome 13, ASM2691426v1:
- the LOC128215060 gene encoding 5-hydroxytryptamine receptor 6-like gives MRNDRLPRILDDINGLNESNEQRHFGENQVLPGSIVTGVALFFIAALTITGNIMVFVAVIFNKKLRSVSNLFIMSLSMADLLLGTVVMIPATLNEIFGRWILASGFCVVWAGFDVMLCSASVLNVCLISLDRYIAVMSPLRYKVLVTHRRAFAMIAVAWAIAICASFIPLGTGIHNPDLPTLTNLTFLTETPQCLFIPSLTFVLIASTVTILLPIIVAFGLYYRVSKEAKRQACFVGVLIAPSNMLLGAKVANKHIREPFTRKATITLGIIVGAYVVTWAPFLITNILEALCTCVHAKLFSAFVWLGYCNSLINPIIYPFFIRDFRNVYLTALFNVCPCLTFLQKYKRDRVFFQNSMEFVKRSSGPTENNL, from the coding sequence aacgaccgaCTACCACGGATCTTAGATGATATCAACGGATTAAATGAATCAAACGAGCAACGGCATTTTGGTGAAAATCAGGTGTTGCCAGGAAGTATAGTTACAGGTGTTGCATTATTCTTTATAGCTGCCCTTACAATCACCGGAAATATAATGGTATTCGTCGCTGTGATATTCAATAAGAAACTACGGTCAGtttcaaacttatttattatgtcTCTTAGTATGGCCGATTTATTGCTAGGGACTGTGGTGATGATTCCTGCAAcacttaatgaaatatttggaCGCTGGATACTGGCAAGTGGATTTTGTGTTGTTTGGGCGGGCTTCGATGTCATGCTCTGTAGTGCGTCTGTGTTGAACGTGTGCCTGATAAGCCTTGATAGATACATTGCTGTGATGTCACCTCTACGTTACAAGGTCCTCGTGACCCACCGACGGGCATTTGCTATGATAGCTGTTGCTTGGGCAATAGCGATTTGTGCGTCTTTCATTCCCCTGGGGACAGGTATCCACAATCCTGATTTACCAACACTTACTAACCTAACCTTTCTTACGGAAACACCTCAATGTCTTTTCATTCCAAGTTTAACATTTGTGCTTATAGCATCAACTGTGACTATATTGCTGCCGATAATTGTTGCATTCGGACTTTATTACCGCGTATCTAAGGAAGCAAAACGACAAGCATGTTTCGTAGGAGTCCTTATTGCACCTAGCAACATGCTCCTAGGAGCAAAAGTAGCAAACAAACACATCAGAGAACCATTCACCAGAAAAGCTACAATAACCCTCGGAATAATTGTGGGTGCATACGTTGTGACATGGGCTCCATTCttgattacaaatatattaGAAGCCTTATGTACTTGCGTTCATGCCAAACTGTTTAGTGCTTTTGTGTGGCTaggatattgtaatagcctCATTAACCCCATCATTTACCCTTTCTTTATACGTGACTTTCGAAACGTTTATCTAACAGCGTTATTTAATGTATGCCCGTGTTTGACATTTCTCCAAAAGTACAAACGTGACAGAGTTTTTTTCCAGAACTCAATGGAGTTCGTAAAGCGTTCGTCTGGACCCACAGAGAATAATTTATAA